A single Streptomyces sp. Edi2 DNA region contains:
- a CDS encoding HAD-IA family hydrolase, whose product MKFSADAILFDSDETLVSSMKSVFRCWSQWADAHGLTIAEIMEVQPHGRPAAAIVADLLPAEEVASAVALLEQAEVDDAIAGGVVPVPGSRELLASLPADRWAVVTSGTRRVADARLTAAGVCAAHVVTVDDITHHKPDPEPFLLAAQRLGVDPKRCVAFEDAPAGLASARAAGMTTVAVTTTHDASDLDADVVIADLAAVTTCATEAGVELTIAI is encoded by the coding sequence ATGAAGTTTTCGGCCGATGCCATCTTGTTCGACAGCGACGAAACGCTCGTTTCGTCTATGAAGTCGGTCTTCCGCTGCTGGTCGCAGTGGGCGGACGCTCATGGCCTCACGATCGCGGAGATCATGGAGGTCCAGCCGCACGGCAGGCCGGCCGCAGCCATCGTGGCCGACCTTCTGCCGGCCGAAGAGGTCGCTTCGGCAGTGGCTCTCCTGGAGCAGGCAGAGGTCGACGATGCCATCGCCGGAGGAGTTGTCCCGGTCCCTGGTTCGCGGGAGCTGTTGGCCTCCTTGCCGGCAGACCGCTGGGCTGTGGTTACTTCCGGCACGCGTAGGGTCGCCGACGCGCGCCTGACAGCCGCAGGGGTGTGCGCGGCTCATGTCGTCACGGTGGATGACATCACCCATCACAAGCCCGACCCAGAGCCATTCCTTCTAGCGGCGCAGCGCCTTGGTGTCGACCCCAAGCGTTGTGTGGCCTTCGAAGACGCTCCGGCGGGACTAGCGTCTGCACGTGCGGCGGGGATGACAACGGTGGCTGTCACAACGACCCATGACGCGAGTGATCTTGACGCCGATGTGGTGATAGCGGACCTGGCGGCAGTCACCACGTGCGCCACTGAAGCTGGCGTGGAGTTGACCATCGCTATCTGA
- a CDS encoding NUDIX domain-containing protein: MILDAAVADARLAALVFDGAQAWLEQARQAPMEPLAADVWATDPSFSHVLLVKHRVRGWVPPGGKVEPGETPRAAAARELEEETGLRAELLSVPAAVAVRSYRSDWSPTLGLSYAAVIDHEVPLGEKGQPAAWISLDEEWESVFPEDRDRILAHVRRLKSGSSVAAH, translated from the coding sequence ATGATTTTGGACGCGGCGGTCGCCGATGCCCGCCTCGCTGCGCTGGTGTTCGACGGTGCCCAGGCGTGGCTGGAACAGGCACGCCAGGCGCCTATGGAGCCGCTGGCGGCCGACGTCTGGGCCACCGATCCGTCCTTCAGTCACGTCCTGCTCGTGAAGCACCGGGTGCGCGGCTGGGTGCCGCCCGGCGGCAAGGTCGAGCCAGGTGAGACGCCACGGGCCGCCGCGGCACGTGAACTGGAAGAGGAGACTGGCCTGCGGGCAGAGCTGCTGTCCGTGCCGGCGGCCGTTGCCGTCCGTTCGTATCGTTCCGACTGGTCCCCGACGCTGGGCCTGTCGTACGCCGCCGTCATCGACCATGAGGTTCCGCTGGGTGAAAAGGGCCAGCCGGCGGCATGGATCAGCCTCGATGAGGAGTGGGAGAGCGTTTTCCCCGAGGACCGCGACCGCATCCTCGCGCACGTGCGTCGGCTGAAGTCGGGGAGTTCGGTCGCGGCTCACTGA
- a CDS encoding NUDIX hydrolase yields MTAPGTSTSGEKICDHASVGVLISSPDGLLVFERATPPAGIAPVAGHIDQHGGPEGAARAEVAEEVGLAVSQLHLLLTEWRPNRCRRTSTSAVGHRWWIYQAEASGPLRPSAREVRAPRWIHPDQLQQYALRTAAYADGRLSNTEFTKEPGLEPVWVRFLHELQLVTMTGDSLARIDTVI; encoded by the coding sequence GTGACTGCCCCGGGCACCTCCACCTCGGGGGAGAAGATCTGTGACCACGCCAGCGTCGGGGTGCTCATCTCCTCCCCCGACGGCCTCCTCGTGTTCGAGCGGGCGACGCCCCCGGCCGGGATCGCACCGGTCGCCGGTCACATCGATCAGCACGGCGGCCCCGAAGGTGCCGCCCGCGCTGAGGTCGCCGAAGAAGTCGGGCTCGCCGTCAGCCAGCTCCACCTACTGCTGACCGAGTGGCGGCCCAACCGATGCCGTCGCACATCGACCAGCGCCGTTGGCCACCGCTGGTGGATCTACCAGGCCGAGGCATCAGGTCCACTCCGCCCGTCCGCCCGAGAGGTGCGCGCCCCCCGATGGATACACCCCGACCAGCTCCAGCAGTACGCGCTGCGTACCGCCGCTTACGCCGATGGGCGCCTCAGCAATACGGAGTTCACCAAGGAGCCCGGACTCGAGCCTGTGTGGGTCCGCTTCCTGCACGAGCTGCAGCTCGTGACCATGACCGGCGACAGCCTCGCCCGGATCGACACCGTCATTTGA
- a CDS encoding class I SAM-dependent methyltransferase gives MAPHDAVLGWDENTTAEAYAVFTRDYPMYSATSRDLAHRAQITGSNLVVDLCGGAGATAEAILALAPAQARVISLDYAAAMQRVGCRMLPDPRLTWVTAPAEDLTTHVPTGSVDAVVCNSAIWKTDVPAVFAAVHRVLRPGGRFVFNIGGGFAGIRHDDENTMRTGLSLNRLIQQIAARDHGYTPPPATYAPPKLPLSTVAGELAAAGMTVLDTEITAQHSTMAEKKAWLSIPVFARPDGDFTHEQRMAILEKAYALTAPDAPTVTSWLVVVAQRPEEAQ, from the coding sequence ATGGCACCCCATGACGCTGTCCTCGGATGGGACGAGAACACCACCGCCGAGGCGTACGCCGTCTTCACCCGCGACTACCCCATGTACAGCGCTACCAGCCGCGACCTCGCCCACCGCGCCCAGATCACCGGCAGCAACCTGGTGGTCGACCTGTGCGGCGGAGCCGGCGCGACCGCCGAGGCGATCCTCGCGCTCGCACCAGCCCAAGCCCGGGTCATCTCCCTGGACTACGCCGCCGCCATGCAGCGCGTCGGCTGCCGCATGCTGCCCGACCCGCGCCTGACCTGGGTCACCGCCCCGGCCGAGGACCTAACCACCCACGTCCCGACCGGATCCGTCGACGCCGTGGTGTGCAACTCCGCGATCTGGAAGACCGACGTCCCCGCCGTGTTCGCCGCAGTCCACCGCGTCCTACGCCCCGGGGGGCGGTTCGTCTTCAACATCGGCGGCGGCTTCGCCGGCATCCGCCACGACGACGAGAACACCATGCGCACCGGGCTCTCGCTGAATCGCCTCATCCAGCAGATCGCCGCCCGCGATCATGGCTACACCCCGCCCCCGGCCACCTACGCACCGCCCAAGCTGCCCCTGAGCACCGTAGCCGGGGAACTGGCCGCCGCCGGAATGACCGTCCTGGACACCGAGATCACCGCCCAGCACAGCACCATGGCCGAGAAGAAGGCATGGCTGTCCATCCCCGTGTTCGCCCGCCCCGACGGCGACTTCACCCACGAACAGCGCATGGCGATCCTGGAGAAGGCATACGCCCTCACCGCCCCCGACGCCCCGACCGTAACGAGCTGGCTCGTCGTGGTCGCCCAACGTCCCGAAGAGGCGCAGTGA
- a CDS encoding DUF2797 domain-containing protein — MPVTRPTDGEYVCHGITWATGDPRLLLAPLPGGPLVHAEIMNQRLGFRALGTGRWCTGRYQFADTIRVEPLACPDRAPAEQSGQCTRCGGQDDFRFAHQVHQGGHAPEVLRRYMEQPHWLYLATFADGTPKIGTAAEPRKRSRLDEQGALFATYLAKADDGRTVRHLEDALTRRLNVPQTVRAAAKLQALSELRDLSTAQAAHEKDVTRAAETLADMNTAAVLEQWTAPAEGARMRRAGMKCALYPHDLREGEHGFTLDSFIGSQALAALDREDDMAYLLDLGALKGRRIVLGPFNSRKTAVQSALF; from the coding sequence ATGCCAGTGACCCGACCGACCGACGGGGAGTACGTATGCCACGGCATCACCTGGGCGACCGGAGACCCCCGGCTGCTGCTCGCCCCGCTGCCCGGCGGGCCACTGGTCCACGCCGAGATCATGAACCAACGCCTCGGCTTCCGGGCGCTCGGTACCGGCCGGTGGTGCACCGGCCGGTACCAGTTCGCCGACACCATCCGGGTCGAGCCGCTCGCCTGCCCCGACCGCGCGCCGGCCGAGCAGAGCGGCCAGTGCACCCGGTGCGGCGGCCAGGATGACTTCCGCTTCGCCCACCAGGTCCACCAGGGCGGCCACGCCCCCGAGGTGCTGCGTCGGTACATGGAACAGCCGCACTGGCTGTACCTGGCGACCTTCGCCGATGGCACCCCCAAGATCGGCACCGCTGCCGAGCCGCGCAAGCGCTCCCGCCTCGACGAACAGGGCGCTCTGTTCGCCACCTACCTCGCCAAGGCCGACGACGGGCGCACGGTGCGGCACCTCGAGGACGCCCTCACTCGGCGCCTGAACGTGCCCCAGACCGTACGGGCCGCGGCCAAACTTCAGGCCCTGTCCGAGCTGCGCGACCTGTCCACGGCCCAAGCCGCGCACGAGAAGGACGTCACCCGCGCCGCCGAGACCCTGGCCGACATGAACACGGCCGCGGTGTTGGAACAGTGGACAGCGCCTGCCGAGGGAGCCCGCATGCGCAGGGCTGGCATGAAGTGTGCGCTCTACCCCCACGACCTGCGCGAGGGCGAGCACGGCTTCACCCTGGACTCCTTCATCGGCTCCCAGGCCCTTGCCGCCCTCGATCGCGAAGACGACATGGCTTACCTGCTCGACCTCGGCGCGCTTAAGGGTCGCCGCATCGTCCTCGGCCCGTTCAACTCCCGGAAAACGGCCGTCCAATCCGCACTGTTCTGA
- a CDS encoding thymidylate kinase codes for MTAATQPTAPARGREITVTGIDGAGKSTLSARLHQALNDAGHPAILVGKHSTEVPMDPELSAYVDRLNELVYRRDARVAQSCGDHYWLLAMASWYTLQDTLVIQPALAAGTHVILDNAHHKILARYAVNANVSTRLAEQVFAHLTEPDLVVFLRIGAREALRRKGSFTSLETGHSGGGDGDFIRYQNTVLAQLREQEQRGGWLCLDVTDMDRDAVFKSASEALSDRLKLTI; via the coding sequence ATGACGGCCGCAACACAGCCCACCGCCCCCGCACGGGGGCGGGAGATCACGGTGACCGGCATCGACGGAGCCGGGAAGTCCACCCTCTCCGCACGCCTGCACCAGGCCCTGAACGACGCCGGCCACCCGGCGATCCTGGTCGGCAAGCACAGCACAGAGGTCCCCATGGATCCGGAACTGTCCGCCTACGTCGACCGCCTCAACGAACTCGTCTACCGCCGCGACGCCCGCGTCGCCCAGTCATGCGGCGACCACTACTGGCTGCTGGCGATGGCCTCCTGGTACACCCTCCAGGACACGCTCGTCATCCAGCCCGCGCTCGCCGCCGGCACCCACGTGATCCTCGACAACGCGCACCACAAGATCCTCGCCCGCTACGCCGTCAACGCGAACGTCTCCACGCGCCTAGCCGAACAGGTCTTCGCCCACCTCACCGAACCCGACCTGGTCGTCTTCCTGCGCATCGGCGCCCGCGAAGCCCTGCGCCGCAAAGGCTCGTTCACCTCTTTGGAGACTGGCCACTCCGGCGGCGGCGACGGGGATTTCATCCGCTACCAGAACACCGTCCTGGCCCAGCTGCGCGAGCAGGAGCAGCGCGGCGGATGGCTGTGCCTGGACGTCACCGACATGGACCGCGACGCGGTCTTCAAGAGCGCGTCCGAAGCTCTGTCCGACCGCCTGAAGCTCACCATCTGA
- the folE gene encoding GTP cyclohydrolase I FolE, which yields MTSTLYNPASGESPALPQQGGLAAPESVDTGRVTDLIGQLLAALGEDPDREGLADTPARVAAWYRDFLSPDLSAAATCFTENQLIGQLVVVGGMSLWSLCEHHMLPMNLQVAAGYVPDGEVIGLSKFGRIAQRYAGRLQVQERFTRQVAEEIAGVIGSKDVAVAVRGTHLCMSMRGVRMEAARTSSLQAGGRFETDPVLSQQFLALAADQWRTA from the coding sequence ATGACCAGCACCCTCTACAACCCGGCCTCCGGTGAGAGCCCGGCCCTGCCACAGCAGGGCGGCCTTGCCGCGCCGGAATCGGTCGACACCGGCCGTGTCACCGACCTGATCGGCCAGCTCCTGGCCGCGCTCGGCGAGGATCCCGACCGGGAGGGCCTGGCGGATACGCCGGCCCGCGTCGCGGCCTGGTACCGCGACTTCCTGTCCCCGGACCTGTCGGCCGCCGCGACGTGCTTCACCGAGAACCAGCTGATCGGCCAGCTGGTTGTGGTTGGCGGCATGAGCTTGTGGTCGCTGTGCGAGCACCACATGCTGCCCATGAACCTGCAGGTCGCCGCCGGGTACGTGCCGGACGGCGAGGTCATCGGTTTATCGAAGTTCGGGCGGATCGCGCAGCGGTACGCCGGTCGCCTTCAGGTCCAGGAGCGGTTCACCCGGCAGGTCGCAGAGGAGATCGCCGGTGTGATTGGCAGTAAGGACGTGGCGGTCGCGGTCCGCGGTACGCACCTGTGCATGAGCATGCGGGGGGTGCGGATGGAGGCCGCCCGTACCAGCTCGCTGCAGGCAGGCGGCCGTTTCGAGACCGATCCGGTCCTCTCCCAGCAGTTCCTCGCCCTCGCCGCCGACCAGTGGAGGACTGCCTGA
- a CDS encoding 7-carboxy-7-deazaguanine synthase QueE — protein sequence MTAADVRGVASTNDKAFDLIVAECFGIDQPTFQGEGPSTGVPALFIRLSRCNLTCGWCDTKYTWDWKRFDPRKESRRRTVVDLLAWALASDVELVVITGGEPLIQQKKLLPLVAGLLAAGKRVEFETNGTIVPDPTLLVDGVRFNVSPKLANSGVDEDKRIVSAALEAFAASRRAVFKFVTRSVPELDEIALLVGRYGLDPVYVMPEGTTVEGLIETTRVLADAVAARGWHFTQRLHVLAFAEARGR from the coding sequence ATGACGGCCGCAGACGTCAGGGGGGTGGCGTCCACGAACGATAAGGCGTTCGACCTGATCGTCGCCGAGTGTTTTGGCATCGATCAGCCGACCTTTCAGGGCGAGGGCCCCAGCACTGGCGTGCCAGCCCTGTTCATCCGCCTGTCGCGGTGCAACCTGACGTGCGGCTGGTGCGACACGAAGTACACGTGGGACTGGAAGCGGTTCGACCCCCGCAAGGAGTCGAGGCGACGGACCGTGGTGGACCTGCTCGCGTGGGCGCTCGCGTCGGACGTGGAGCTGGTCGTCATCACCGGTGGTGAGCCGCTGATCCAGCAGAAGAAGCTACTCCCGCTCGTGGCGGGGCTACTGGCCGCCGGCAAAAGGGTGGAGTTCGAGACGAACGGCACCATCGTCCCCGACCCGACGCTGCTGGTCGACGGTGTCCGCTTCAACGTGTCTCCGAAGCTCGCCAACTCAGGTGTCGACGAGGACAAGCGGATCGTATCGGCTGCGCTCGAGGCGTTCGCGGCGAGCAGGAGGGCCGTGTTCAAATTCGTCACCCGCTCCGTGCCCGAGCTGGATGAGATCGCTCTCCTCGTCGGCCGGTACGGCTTGGACCCGGTGTACGTGATGCCCGAGGGCACCACGGTCGAGGGTCTGATCGAGACGACCCGGGTGCTGGCGGACGCCGTGGCGGCCCGTGGCTGGCACTTCACCCAGCGCCTGCACGTCCTGGCCTTCGCCGAGGCCCGCGGACGCTGA
- a CDS encoding 6-carboxytetrahydropterin synthase yields MDFSSVPLPSGTHTIGKIFDFEAGHRLPSLPDGHKCSRQHGHSYEVEVILSAPALEAPGFVTDFGDLTPFKKFLDAELDHRNLHEILPVEPTSERLAQFLAGWFIHNIEPDIPGVLVAVQVRETERSWARFGLEKR; encoded by the coding sequence ATGGACTTCAGCTCGGTGCCGCTCCCTTCCGGCACGCACACCATCGGCAAGATCTTCGACTTCGAGGCTGGGCACCGGCTGCCCAGCCTCCCGGATGGGCACAAATGCTCGCGCCAGCACGGTCACAGCTACGAGGTCGAAGTCATCCTCAGCGCCCCGGCCCTGGAAGCCCCCGGCTTCGTCACCGACTTCGGTGACCTCACGCCGTTCAAGAAGTTCTTGGACGCCGAGCTGGACCACCGCAACCTGCACGAGATCCTGCCAGTCGAGCCGACCTCGGAGCGCCTGGCCCAGTTCCTCGCCGGCTGGTTCATCCACAACATCGAGCCGGACATCCCCGGCGTTCTGGTCGCTGTCCAGGTCCGCGAGACCGAGCGCAGCTGGGCCCGCTTCGGCCTGGAGAAGCGATGA
- a CDS encoding DUF6415 family natural product biosynthesis protein — MGRDARARGHRQEGLDGLRPSPPGGEGGLVNRVVKPIVAALQRSLVVRRSPVRSATDAAAETVALVLDESVPLPASQTDVDDLVARLRGHIVDLANLLVPGRLGHAPEQLSRAVARADTLRHRPAPHDHVGSRIYLVRPAEATQELASVASTFEVCSAEPPRVPDPEPPQGLLHAIRFATSKGLP; from the coding sequence GTGGGGCGTGATGCCCGCGCAAGAGGGCATCGGCAAGAGGGTCTGGATGGTCTTCGACCTTCACCACCAGGCGGGGAGGGCGGCCTCGTGAATCGCGTGGTCAAGCCCATCGTGGCGGCGCTGCAGCGGTCGCTCGTGGTTCGCCGCAGTCCTGTCCGATCGGCAACGGATGCTGCAGCAGAGACGGTTGCACTGGTCCTCGACGAATCGGTGCCGCTCCCGGCCAGCCAGACGGATGTTGACGACCTGGTGGCACGGTTACGAGGCCACATCGTGGACTTGGCCAACCTGCTAGTTCCGGGGCGGCTGGGCCACGCACCCGAACAGCTGAGTCGAGCTGTCGCCCGGGCCGACACCCTTCGCCATAGGCCGGCACCACATGACCACGTGGGCTCCCGTATCTACCTCGTGCGCCCGGCGGAGGCGACCCAGGAACTGGCATCCGTCGCTTCCACCTTTGAGGTCTGTTCCGCAGAGCCTCCGCGAGTCCCGGATCCCGAACCCCCACAGGGTCTCCTCCACGCGATCCGCTTCGCCACATCGAAAGGACTTCCGTGA
- a CDS encoding ATP-binding protein — protein MPATPFANGLSRSLRGTVLAGTERVLCHALGGSSRIRASRQLADRAAGRSSTRFGRRRRPPVLSMRAAIPAQLSEISVARHQLRDHLHGWNLDPVVDGAVTATSEVLANAVVHGCHTASDMVTMTACCFGSQLLITVEDSSHQRPRVRRAPYEAESGRGLELVRALADRWGVMPAQEGIGKRVWMVFDLHHQAGRAAS, from the coding sequence ATGCCAGCCACACCCTTCGCAAACGGCCTTTCCCGTTCGCTGCGAGGCACCGTGCTCGCTGGCACCGAGCGCGTGCTCTGTCACGCGCTGGGTGGGAGCAGCAGGATCCGGGCGTCGAGGCAGCTTGCGGACAGGGCCGCGGGCCGCTCCTCGACGAGGTTCGGCCGGCGCCGGAGGCCGCCCGTGCTGAGTATGCGAGCTGCGATTCCTGCGCAGCTCTCGGAGATTTCCGTCGCTCGTCATCAGCTACGCGACCACCTCCACGGCTGGAACCTGGACCCGGTCGTGGACGGGGCAGTCACGGCGACGAGCGAAGTGTTGGCGAACGCCGTAGTTCACGGCTGCCACACGGCAAGCGACATGGTGACGATGACCGCGTGCTGCTTCGGGAGCCAGCTTCTGATCACCGTCGAAGATTCGTCGCATCAACGCCCCCGAGTCCGTCGTGCGCCCTACGAGGCCGAGTCCGGTCGCGGCCTGGAGCTTGTCAGGGCGCTCGCCGACCGGTGGGGCGTGATGCCCGCGCAAGAGGGCATCGGCAAGAGGGTCTGGATGGTCTTCGACCTTCACCACCAGGCGGGGAGGGCGGCCTCGTGA
- a CDS encoding Tat pathway signal protein yields MARTRNTLLASVIKETGWPQTQVAAHVVRVAAENGADELRSVTRSHIAMWISGTRPEGVATNILCETLSRRLGRVITPAQIGLAPAESASVTPSTWDFDTVAALVNLGDEDNMDMNRRHVLVATAYSAVGAALPPSGWWEKTAEQARTRRPATRFVVSSAHVDAVREAMQFYSRQDQRLGGQAGRSALLAYLKSDVTDYLSSRFTSEQVRRDFASAASELTYLAGWTAFDSSNHVKAQKAFRVAFHLAAEADDAPLAGHILRAAAHQAVDLSHPKRALELAEGSVGRSRYHLASPRERALLGVVHARALAAARRKTDALAALRLAESDLSKAKTGDEEPARVFFFAEASLAHETAATLRDLGDLKGAESEFKRSVRTRALPLAARTHAVTLGYLGDVQVRQGQIDEACKTWQQALDTMSGIQSGRARDVVVRMRQALSPVRGRGGSVAADLDQRARAMLRGIG; encoded by the coding sequence ATGGCGCGCACACGCAACACCCTGCTGGCATCGGTCATCAAGGAAACCGGCTGGCCACAGACCCAGGTAGCTGCCCACGTCGTGAGGGTTGCCGCTGAGAACGGTGCAGACGAACTGCGCTCGGTGACGCGCTCGCACATCGCTATGTGGATCAGCGGGACACGCCCCGAGGGGGTGGCGACCAATATCCTCTGCGAAACGCTGTCGCGCAGACTCGGGCGCGTCATCACGCCGGCACAGATCGGACTCGCCCCGGCTGAGTCGGCGTCGGTGACGCCCTCGACGTGGGATTTCGACACGGTGGCCGCTCTGGTGAACCTCGGAGACGAAGACAACATGGACATGAACCGTCGGCACGTGTTGGTGGCTACCGCGTACTCCGCGGTTGGCGCTGCCCTCCCGCCCTCCGGTTGGTGGGAGAAGACCGCGGAGCAAGCACGTACACGGCGGCCCGCTACCCGCTTCGTCGTCTCCTCCGCACACGTCGACGCAGTGCGCGAGGCCATGCAGTTCTACTCCCGCCAGGACCAGCGCCTCGGTGGGCAAGCCGGCCGCTCTGCTTTGCTCGCGTACCTCAAGTCCGATGTCACCGACTATCTGAGCAGCCGCTTCACCTCGGAACAGGTACGCCGTGACTTCGCCTCCGCCGCATCTGAATTGACCTACCTTGCCGGATGGACGGCATTCGACTCGTCGAACCACGTCAAGGCGCAGAAGGCATTCCGCGTTGCCTTTCACCTGGCAGCCGAGGCCGACGACGCACCACTCGCCGGCCACATTCTTCGAGCGGCAGCCCACCAAGCGGTCGACCTCAGTCACCCGAAGCGCGCCCTTGAACTCGCGGAAGGATCTGTCGGGCGCTCCCGATACCACCTCGCGAGCCCTCGGGAGCGAGCACTGCTCGGCGTGGTCCACGCCCGTGCCCTGGCCGCGGCCAGACGGAAGACCGACGCTCTCGCAGCTCTTCGCCTTGCCGAGTCCGATCTCAGCAAGGCGAAGACAGGCGACGAGGAGCCGGCCCGGGTCTTCTTCTTCGCCGAAGCATCCCTCGCACACGAAACCGCCGCCACGTTGCGCGACCTCGGCGACCTGAAAGGAGCGGAGTCCGAGTTCAAGCGCAGCGTCCGCACCCGCGCGCTGCCCCTCGCTGCCCGCACGCACGCTGTCACCCTCGGATACCTCGGCGACGTCCAGGTCAGACAGGGCCAGATCGACGAAGCCTGCAAGACGTGGCAGCAAGCCCTGGACACCATGAGCGGCATCCAGTCCGGCCGCGCACGAGACGTGGTCGTGCGGATGCGCCAGGCGCTTTCCCCGGTACGCGGGCGAGGAGGATCCGTCGCCGCTGACCTGGATCAGCGTGCTCGTGCCATGCTGCGCGGCATAGGCTAG
- a CDS encoding SAM-dependent methyltransferase, which produces MSGAFEVKPIAKVVGGHTVPADDFQGGVESIIRVNEEYPLETLQGIEEFSHLTVIWRFSLASPADVELHARSPRGDTRWPATGTFVHRNHRRPNQLATSYPRLLGVDGRDLLVTDLDAVEGTPIIDIGPWFQEMGPRGQVRQPSWPNEMLADYWAPASERGR; this is translated from the coding sequence ATGTCTGGGGCGTTCGAGGTCAAGCCCATTGCGAAAGTGGTGGGAGGCCACACGGTGCCCGCCGACGACTTCCAGGGCGGCGTAGAGTCGATCATCCGAGTCAACGAGGAATACCCGCTCGAAACGCTCCAGGGTATCGAGGAGTTTTCCCACCTCACCGTCATCTGGCGATTCAGCCTGGCCTCGCCAGCTGACGTCGAGCTCCACGCACGTAGCCCTCGCGGAGATACGAGGTGGCCCGCCACTGGGACGTTCGTCCACCGAAACCACCGGCGCCCCAACCAGTTGGCGACGTCCTACCCCCGTCTGCTGGGTGTGGATGGCCGCGACCTGCTCGTGACAGACCTGGACGCGGTTGAGGGCACCCCGATTATCGACATCGGGCCTTGGTTCCAAGAGATGGGGCCGCGTGGGCAGGTGCGGCAGCCAAGTTGGCCAAACGAGATGCTCGCCGACTACTGGGCACCCGCGAGCGAGCGCGGAAGGTAG